A stretch of Treponema vincentii F0403 DNA encodes these proteins:
- a CDS encoding tetratricopeptide repeat protein, producing MFESIENSYSGQTDPLFPASLDPAQELPHTEGTDELTKLSREGYLFLKANEIDRAEAEFKKMLELDENNNYALVGLGDAARKRNKCKEAAEYYSECLRHHPGNNYALFGLADCYKNMNLYAKAIEIWEQYLEHDNANITVFTRVADAYRKIHDFQNSKKLYLKVLEIEENNPYALIGLGHLHYDFKKYREALVYWQKIFDQNPENVDIRILTSIGNCYRKMKQFDRGVYYFEKALEKDPDNFYGLFGLADCYRGMKQQQHSIKYWEAILSKDPNNKVILTRMGDAYRHIGDYEKAEQIYQRALDIDYDSYAILGLAILCKIQGKYDEAITSLTHLLQADRKNYRIYLELADCYIHTNEKAKAIEVLQAFQQYGIKNQAVSDTLFSLQN from the coding sequence ATGTTTGAAAGTATTGAAAACAGTTATTCTGGGCAGACTGATCCGTTATTCCCCGCATCATTAGATCCTGCACAAGAACTTCCGCATACGGAAGGAACCGATGAGCTTACAAAACTTTCACGTGAGGGCTATCTTTTCTTGAAAGCAAATGAAATCGATCGGGCGGAAGCGGAATTTAAAAAAATGCTGGAGCTTGATGAAAATAATAATTATGCGCTTGTCGGGCTTGGAGATGCTGCACGTAAACGGAATAAATGCAAAGAAGCGGCAGAGTATTACAGCGAATGCTTACGCCACCATCCGGGAAATAATTATGCGTTATTCGGTTTAGCTGACTGCTATAAAAATATGAACTTATATGCAAAGGCAATAGAGATTTGGGAGCAGTATCTTGAGCATGATAATGCAAACATTACCGTATTTACCCGCGTTGCCGACGCATATCGAAAGATACACGATTTTCAAAACTCAAAGAAACTCTATTTAAAAGTACTCGAAATTGAAGAGAATAACCCCTACGCGCTTATCGGACTGGGACATCTGCATTACGATTTTAAAAAATACCGTGAGGCGCTCGTTTATTGGCAAAAGATTTTTGACCAAAATCCTGAAAATGTCGATATCCGCATTTTAACGTCAATCGGTAACTGTTACCGAAAGATGAAGCAATTTGATCGTGGCGTATACTATTTTGAAAAGGCGCTCGAAAAAGATCCGGACAATTTCTACGGTCTATTCGGCCTTGCGGACTGCTATCGCGGTATGAAGCAACAGCAGCATTCAATAAAATATTGGGAAGCTATTCTGAGCAAAGATCCGAATAATAAAGTTATTCTTACCCGTATGGGAGATGCATACCGTCATATCGGCGATTATGAAAAGGCCGAACAAATTTATCAGCGGGCACTCGACATCGACTATGACTCTTATGCCATACTCGGACTTGCTATCCTTTGTAAGATACAGGGAAAATACGACGAAGCCATCACCAGCTTAACGCATCTATTACAGGCAGATCGAAAAAACTACCGTATTTATCTTGAACTTGCCGACTGCTACATCCATACAAACGAAAAAGCGAAGGCTATTGAAGTGTTGCAGGCATTTCAACAGTACGGCATTAAGAACCAAGCGGTTAGCGATACCCTGTTCTCATTACAAAATTAA
- a CDS encoding type II toxin-antitoxin system VapC family toxin codes for MKVLLDTNILVDFLAKRPVFFNNAQTIIKKCKDNEITGIVAVHTISTLFYILKKYIPAENVREIFCNLFEIIEIGSANKESILNALKNKTFPDFEDGLQYQCALEELVDCIITRNKKDFFGSKIPVYTPDEFLA; via the coding sequence ATGAAAGTCTTACTTGATACAAACATTTTGGTTGATTTTCTGGCAAAGCGTCCTGTTTTTTTTAATAATGCACAAACTATTATTAAGAAATGTAAAGATAACGAAATAACAGGAATTGTAGCAGTTCATACCATTTCAACATTATTTTATATCTTAAAGAAGTATATTCCGGCAGAGAATGTACGAGAAATTTTTTGCAATTTATTCGAAATCATTGAAATCGGTAGTGCAAATAAAGAAAGCATTTTAAATGCTTTAAAGAATAAAACATTTCCTGATTTTGAAGATGGTTTGCAATATCAATGCGCATTAGAAGAGTTGGTAGATTGCATTATTACACGCAATAAAAAAGATTTTTTTGGGTCAAAAATACCCGTGTATACGCCGGATGAATTTTTAGCATAA
- a CDS encoding PD-(D/E)XK nuclease family protein yields MRIISGCSTIEDCIRRYGTDARTCFVFPSRIAARLWMHRALALTGLTAVPAELFIAWDAFKAECCIAQAENKNPASQIIRLLFAHHIAADNAAAEKPFLQNIIPADYAADGAIFAQWIAGILPQLDHWEKRAAQHKAGKDAEFSDLQILKKAYTEFLDAHRLFEPSWAGAEFIPHTQQYILLYPELMEDFDEYRGLLEERPELSVLPAPAFNAGTTPLIQFGTMREEIRSTALAVEQLLTNGVPADDIALSIAGIEDTVPYLKREFALRNIPAEFRLGFKLGEQHAGQLFPLLEQCVQEHYSFESLKPLLLNPHIPWKHPAQIQALINFGIKNNCLVSWKDEGHYKNVWKEAFKLPIPYNPHSSAEEEQAEKEQAKEWLLPFMKAAERFVQAQSFSEMRRQYILFRAQYLNPDGFSAEDNAVIGRCVTLMQELTQLEQDFADCLPAQPYRFFTAQLAREIYVPQNTGRAVSIFPFRVAAATPFAHHFVLNCNQKASRVIYQKLPFLRKDKREELGVVEKDATQAFFAVYATYGTVRFSVSEQTFSGFTVSNGIFTAFAPRPDLNDSDSLLQEYRFFKREEPAPEALYSVQKAGFEQFAGIKQERGFSFLTEPFNGSLPVLSEKLKNGHYTDGAFRISQSGLHLFSGCPAQWFLSSALSIDEEDTDAELFNPRYIGIICHRVLELLYQRIRETDKVFISAHLADYTKWAEEIFDETVHSQTDFRGPLAAPFIESIKKRSLKSVDFVLTFDAEKLDGYTPYMMEGELQHRSGDILYHGLVDRIAYQEAEGRAVIIDYKSGKVPSATDYTSEAMRDFQMPMYIFLAENRLKQEVLHAFFLGITKEERRYIVNDKEVIPQDSSRSSKTREEFEPSIQAFLQIAQAYAQQVGMEDFRKPAAVQWQDCMSCPFHTICRTTFTVEE; encoded by the coding sequence ATGCGCATCATATCCGGCTGTTCCACTATAGAAGATTGTATCCGCCGCTACGGTACGGACGCCCGCACGTGTTTTGTGTTTCCGTCACGGATTGCGGCTCGGCTTTGGATGCACCGTGCGCTTGCGTTGACCGGCCTTACAGCGGTTCCTGCCGAACTGTTTATCGCATGGGATGCCTTTAAGGCGGAGTGCTGTATCGCTCAAGCGGAAAATAAAAATCCGGCGTCTCAGATTATCCGCTTGCTCTTTGCGCATCATATTGCAGCCGACAATGCTGCGGCGGAAAAACCCTTTCTACAGAACATCATCCCGGCGGACTACGCAGCCGACGGCGCCATCTTTGCGCAATGGATTGCCGGTATTTTACCGCAGTTGGATCACTGGGAAAAACGCGCGGCGCAGCATAAAGCCGGTAAAGACGCCGAGTTCTCCGATTTACAGATTTTGAAAAAAGCATATACGGAATTTTTGGACGCGCACCGCCTCTTTGAACCTTCTTGGGCAGGGGCGGAATTTATCCCGCATACACAACAGTACATTTTACTGTATCCCGAATTAATGGAAGATTTTGACGAGTACCGCGGCCTGTTGGAAGAACGGCCTGAACTGTCCGTCTTGCCCGCCCCTGCCTTTAACGCGGGAACAACGCCGCTTATTCAATTCGGCACGATGCGGGAAGAGATTCGTTCAACCGCGCTCGCTGTTGAGCAGCTTTTGACAAACGGAGTTCCTGCCGATGATATTGCGCTCAGTATTGCCGGTATTGAAGATACCGTACCGTATCTCAAGCGGGAATTTGCATTGCGGAATATCCCTGCGGAATTTCGGCTCGGCTTTAAACTCGGCGAACAGCATGCGGGGCAGCTCTTTCCGTTGCTTGAACAGTGCGTGCAGGAACATTACTCGTTTGAAAGCCTTAAACCGCTGCTGCTCAATCCTCATATTCCGTGGAAGCATCCCGCGCAGATACAGGCGCTCATCAATTTCGGCATAAAAAACAACTGTCTCGTTTCGTGGAAGGATGAAGGACACTATAAAAACGTCTGGAAGGAGGCGTTTAAACTCCCTATCCCGTATAATCCTCATAGCAGTGCTGAGGAAGAGCAAGCCGAAAAAGAGCAGGCAAAGGAGTGGCTTCTCCCCTTTATGAAAGCTGCGGAGCGATTCGTGCAGGCTCAAAGCTTTTCCGAAATGAGGCGGCAGTACATCCTCTTTCGAGCGCAGTATCTGAATCCCGACGGCTTTTCAGCCGAAGATAATGCCGTCATCGGCCGCTGCGTTACGTTGATGCAGGAACTGACACAGCTTGAACAAGACTTTGCCGACTGTCTGCCGGCACAACCGTATCGTTTTTTTACCGCCCAACTTGCCCGCGAAATCTATGTACCGCAAAATACCGGAAGAGCGGTAAGTATCTTTCCGTTTAGAGTCGCGGCAGCTACTCCTTTTGCCCATCACTTTGTCCTCAACTGCAACCAAAAAGCAAGCAGGGTGATCTATCAAAAACTTCCCTTCTTACGGAAAGACAAACGGGAAGAACTCGGCGTTGTCGAAAAAGATGCAACGCAGGCCTTTTTTGCGGTGTATGCAACATACGGCACAGTGCGCTTTTCCGTTTCCGAACAAACCTTTTCGGGCTTTACCGTCAGCAATGGCATTTTTACCGCCTTTGCGCCCCGCCCCGACCTGAATGACAGCGACTCTCTTTTGCAGGAATATCGCTTCTTTAAACGGGAAGAACCTGCACCGGAAGCGCTGTATTCCGTACAAAAAGCGGGATTTGAACAATTCGCCGGTATTAAACAAGAGCGCGGCTTTTCTTTTTTAACCGAACCTTTTAACGGCAGTCTACCGGTACTTTCGGAAAAGCTCAAAAACGGGCACTATACGGACGGGGCATTCCGCATCAGTCAAAGCGGCTTACATCTTTTTTCCGGCTGTCCGGCTCAATGGTTTTTGTCGTCGGCACTTTCCATCGACGAAGAAGACACTGATGCGGAACTTTTCAATCCGCGTTATATCGGTATTATTTGCCATCGTGTTTTGGAGCTGCTTTATCAGCGCATACGGGAAACCGATAAGGTTTTTATCTCCGCGCATCTGGCTGACTATACGAAATGGGCGGAGGAAATCTTCGATGAGACCGTTCACAGCCAAACCGATTTTCGAGGGCCGCTTGCCGCGCCTTTTATCGAATCGATTAAAAAGCGCAGTTTAAAAAGCGTTGACTTTGTGCTTACATTCGATGCGGAAAAACTGGACGGCTATACGCCGTATATGATGGAAGGCGAGCTGCAGCATCGAAGCGGAGACATCCTCTATCACGGACTCGTAGACCGCATCGCCTATCAGGAAGCGGAAGGCCGCGCCGTCATCATTGATTACAAAAGCGGCAAGGTTCCGTCCGCTACAGACTATACCTCGGAAGCTATGCGAGATTTCCAAATGCCGATGTACATCTTCCTTGCAGAAAATAGACTGAAACAGGAAGTACTCCATGCTTTTTTTCTCGGTATTACAAAAGAAGAGAGAAGATACATCGTCAACGATAAAGAGGTGATACCTCAGGATAGTTCCCGTTCTTCTAAAACGAGGGAAGAATTTGAACCGTCGATTCAGGCTTTTTTACAAATTGCTCAAGCGTACGCACAGCAGGTCGGTATGGAAGACTTTAGAAAACCGGCAGCCGTACAATGGCAGGATTGTATGAGCTGCCCCTTTCACACTATTTGCAGAACAACCTTTACCGTTGAAGAATGA
- the rlmN gene encoding 23S rRNA (adenine(2503)-C(2))-methyltransferase RlmN: protein MLPEEIATVCNLPQRFQSVQIFQWIARGCTSFAEMTNLPLKERERLASVYTPRNTVCETVLKDPDGTVKLGIGLYDGSSIETVLLFDKHERRTACVSCQVGCPMGCTFCQTGQLGCLRNLSPNEIVEQFLHLEKICGKLDNIVFMGMGEPLLNLDSIAKTIAVLTHPKGRNLSHRRITLSTSGICKGIYELAERQLDIRLAVSLTTADEALRTTLMPVTKANPLSELKKAIRYFNDKTDKRVTLELALLKDVNTSYKAAQQVRDFAEGLNVHINLIPWNPVQQLPYSTPSDSEIRSFYNYLTAENLNVTVRQKRGRTIGGACGQLGKKGRAE, encoded by the coding sequence ATGCTGCCGGAAGAAATAGCAACGGTATGTAATTTGCCGCAGCGGTTCCAGTCAGTGCAAATTTTTCAGTGGATTGCGCGAGGGTGCACATCGTTTGCAGAAATGACAAACCTTCCGCTTAAAGAGCGGGAACGGCTTGCAAGTGTATATACACCGCGTAATACCGTATGCGAAACCGTACTGAAAGATCCTGACGGTACGGTTAAGCTCGGCATCGGTTTGTATGACGGCAGCAGTATAGAAACCGTGCTTTTGTTTGATAAGCATGAGCGTAGAACAGCCTGTGTCTCCTGCCAAGTCGGCTGCCCGATGGGGTGTACTTTTTGCCAGACCGGACAGCTCGGTTGTTTGCGCAATCTTAGCCCCAATGAAATTGTAGAGCAATTTTTACATTTGGAAAAAATTTGCGGCAAGCTTGACAATATCGTGTTTATGGGAATGGGCGAACCGCTGCTAAACCTCGACAGCATTGCAAAAACCATTGCCGTTCTTACCCATCCAAAAGGCAGAAATCTTTCGCACCGGCGGATAACGCTTTCCACCTCCGGTATCTGCAAAGGTATTTATGAACTTGCAGAGCGGCAGCTCGATATCCGCCTTGCCGTTTCGTTGACTACTGCGGATGAAGCACTGCGGACAACTTTGATGCCGGTTACAAAAGCCAACCCGCTAAGTGAATTAAAAAAAGCAATCCGATATTTTAATGACAAAACCGATAAGCGGGTAACCTTGGAGCTTGCGCTGCTTAAAGATGTCAACACTTCCTACAAGGCCGCTCAGCAAGTCCGCGACTTTGCCGAAGGACTTAATGTGCATATCAATCTTATCCCGTGGAATCCCGTGCAGCAATTACCGTATAGTACTCCTTCCGATTCGGAAATACGTTCTTTTTATAATTATTTAACGGCAGAAAATTTAAATGTCACAGTCCGGCAAAAGCGCGGCAGAACAATCGGCGGTGCTTGCGGGCAGCTTGGCAAAAAAGGACGTGCCGAATAG
- a CDS encoding OmpL47-type beta-barrel domain-containing protein: MKKSLFAAAFAALCFSVWAQVPETIAPDYQRAAMQYRNGDKHFVNSDVFFKLNSADKETGLDFVEFSLDGSSFMTYRNPFQILEEGKHDISYRGFDNSKNLEVAKTISVIVDNTAPKTELNTTEPLFYKGLAAYCSAETKWYISATDDLAGSGTAGAYIGTDLNSLTLRGNGKENEDAYYSLSEEGPTKVYYTAVDNVGNLAPISVVSVVVDTTAPTVFIENSDRLINKDDAYMIFPSSDVVDEDGRIIVSTKETVAFGATDELSGVEALYVKINDADYVKYVEPLQFSTETVYNIDVKAIDNVGNVSEPVSYKFYVDKITPASDIEVIDREGNAPATWSNSADGQ, translated from the coding sequence ATGAAGAAATCACTCTTTGCCGCTGCTTTTGCGGCTCTTTGCTTCTCTGTTTGGGCTCAAGTGCCTGAAACCATTGCCCCTGATTATCAACGTGCGGCAATGCAATACCGCAACGGTGATAAACATTTTGTCAACAGCGATGTGTTCTTTAAACTCAATTCGGCAGATAAAGAAACAGGGCTCGATTTTGTCGAATTCTCGCTGGACGGCTCGAGCTTTATGACTTACCGCAACCCCTTCCAGATCTTGGAAGAAGGTAAACACGATATCTCATACCGCGGGTTTGACAACAGCAAAAACCTCGAAGTTGCGAAAACCATTTCCGTAATTGTCGACAATACTGCACCTAAGACCGAATTGAATACAACAGAACCCTTATTCTATAAAGGCTTGGCGGCTTATTGCTCTGCAGAAACCAAATGGTATATTTCGGCAACCGATGACTTAGCCGGTTCGGGTACCGCCGGTGCTTATATCGGAACCGATTTAAACTCTTTAACGCTGCGCGGTAACGGAAAAGAAAACGAAGATGCTTACTACTCTTTGAGCGAAGAAGGCCCCACAAAGGTATATTACACGGCTGTTGATAATGTCGGTAACTTAGCTCCTATCTCGGTAGTATCCGTAGTTGTCGACACAACCGCTCCCACCGTTTTTATTGAAAACAGCGATCGTCTTATCAATAAAGATGATGCATACATGATTTTCCCGAGCTCCGACGTTGTTGACGAAGACGGACGCATTATCGTTTCTACCAAAGAAACGGTTGCTTTCGGCGCGACCGATGAGCTTTCCGGAGTTGAAGCATTGTATGTTAAAATCAACGATGCCGATTATGTCAAATATGTTGAACCGCTCCAGTTCTCTACCGAAACGGTTTACAATATCGACGTAAAGGCAATCGACAATGTCGGTAACGTCTCCGAACCTGTATCTTACAAGTTCTACGTAGACAAGATTACTCCGGCATCCGATATCGAGGTTATCGACAGAGAGGGAAACGCTCCGGCGACCTGGAGCAATTCTGCCGACGGTCAATAA
- a CDS encoding DUF2715 domain-containing protein, translating to MHKFYFILLLCFFCVSPCFSQETAPQSNDTAEVEHREHDTSSGQPNNTAPLQKKHAGFDEYLFAPALGMGIGFELPTSKNTSEFQFVLGPSIKFDMQFSLRSGFSFLLLNEVFFPLAYITYNVAKKDSVQMGYIPVWHGGVLFGYTHGVKTDVEITAAGGLGVMLILPELITQLSISKFFTEKYGLYFTLNNKFVFLPAALADDGKMRALSTVDVTLGASFRIYPKERSVITQPTVKPKKQRKRVFEEYVFAPSFALSTVFLGMPPDLYIIMGPSLNLDIIFTKEKSGFSFFIHNNTAVWFTTYPKDPDEPGPKLVSLPLTLFHFMFGYTHGRGSNFEISAGIGPGFALSPVHFFRPVTLLPAVSTEIAFTTYFSKKYGLYISALNSFIFIPFGSYRGPDGKRKSSYLFIDMLNISIGPSFRL from the coding sequence ATGCACAAATTTTATTTTATATTACTTCTTTGTTTTTTCTGTGTGTCCCCCTGCTTTTCGCAAGAAACGGCTCCGCAGTCCAATGATACAGCGGAAGTCGAACACCGAGAACATGATACGAGCAGCGGGCAGCCGAACAATACTGCGCCATTGCAGAAGAAACACGCCGGATTTGACGAATATCTTTTTGCACCGGCACTCGGCATGGGTATCGGTTTTGAGCTTCCTACATCAAAAAACACATCGGAATTTCAGTTTGTCTTAGGTCCTTCAATTAAATTCGATATGCAATTTTCCCTTAGATCCGGTTTTTCGTTTTTACTCTTAAACGAAGTATTTTTTCCGCTTGCCTATATTACCTATAATGTAGCAAAAAAGGATTCTGTACAAATGGGTTATATTCCGGTGTGGCATGGCGGGGTATTGTTCGGATATACTCACGGAGTAAAAACCGATGTGGAAATTACGGCAGCAGGCGGCTTAGGCGTGATGCTTATCTTACCTGAACTCATAACTCAATTGAGTATTTCAAAATTTTTTACCGAAAAATACGGACTGTATTTTACATTAAATAATAAATTTGTTTTTTTACCTGCGGCTTTAGCAGACGATGGAAAAATGCGAGCGCTGAGTACGGTAGATGTCACCTTGGGAGCATCCTTCCGTATCTATCCCAAAGAAAGATCAGTTATAACTCAGCCTACGGTAAAACCTAAAAAACAGCGGAAGCGGGTTTTTGAAGAGTATGTATTTGCACCGTCATTTGCCTTATCAACGGTATTTTTAGGGATGCCGCCAGATTTATATATCATTATGGGACCATCACTTAATCTTGATATAATTTTTACAAAAGAAAAATCCGGGTTTAGTTTTTTTATCCATAATAATACGGCGGTGTGGTTTACAACCTATCCCAAAGACCCGGATGAACCGGGCCCGAAATTGGTATCTTTGCCGCTTACTCTGTTTCATTTTATGTTCGGGTATACTCATGGTAGAGGAAGCAATTTTGAAATCTCCGCGGGTATCGGTCCGGGGTTTGCGCTTTCTCCTGTTCATTTTTTCAGACCGGTTACACTCCTGCCTGCCGTCAGCACGGAAATTGCTTTCACAACATATTTTTCAAAAAAATACGGGTTATATATTTCGGCGCTTAACTCGTTTATATTTATTCCTTTCGGTTCATACAGGGGGCCTGATGGAAAAAGAAAATCAAGCTATTTATTTATCGATATGCTCAATATCAGCATTGGGCCTTCGTTCCGCTTATAA
- a CDS encoding TIGR00366 family protein, whose amino-acid sequence MAGIGMYSGIEYRILIFIVFQTTVILYVLWYAGKVKKDPRKSILYGEERTLIVPFKQEEAVITLRQKICLILFVFTIAMLLYGTTKLGWYINEIAAMYLMMMIITGIVAGYSTEKICKTFIKSTQSMVGSMMVVGFTRGILLVMQNAKISDTIVYYLSSILYGQTKYISAIGMLFIQNIINFFITGSSSQAAITMPIMTPVADIIHLSRQTAVLVYQFGDGFSNMFWPTACAVECGLMGIPINKWYKFIAPLFLIMVILQIIFAAVSVLVYV is encoded by the coding sequence ATTGCCGGTATCGGGATGTATTCGGGAATTGAATATCGAATTTTAATTTTTATTGTATTTCAAACAACGGTTATTTTATACGTATTGTGGTATGCAGGAAAAGTAAAAAAAGATCCGAGAAAATCTATTTTATACGGCGAAGAACGAACACTTATTGTTCCCTTTAAGCAGGAAGAAGCGGTCATAACTTTAAGGCAAAAAATCTGTTTGATATTATTCGTTTTTACAATTGCTATGTTGCTTTATGGAACGACCAAACTTGGATGGTACATTAATGAAATTGCCGCGATGTACCTTATGATGATGATTATAACCGGAATAGTTGCAGGATATTCGACGGAAAAAATATGCAAAACTTTTATTAAATCAACTCAAAGTATGGTTGGTTCTATGATGGTTGTAGGATTTACCAGAGGTATTTTATTAGTAATGCAAAACGCAAAAATATCCGATACTATCGTTTACTATTTATCGAGCATTTTATATGGGCAAACTAAATATATATCTGCCATTGGAATGCTTTTCATTCAGAATATTATAAATTTTTTTATTACCGGTTCTTCAAGTCAAGCGGCTATTACGATGCCTATTATGACTCCCGTTGCCGATATTATACATCTAAGCCGTCAAACAGCCGTATTGGTTTATCAATTCGGGGATGGTTTTTCAAATATGTTTTGGCCTACGGCATGCGCCGTCGAATGCGGTCTTATGGGAATACCGATAAATAAATGGTATAAATTTATAGCCCCTTTATTTTTGATTATGGTGATATTGCAGATTATATTTGCAGCCGTATCGGTGTTAGTTTACGTTTAA
- a CDS encoding flavodoxin domain-containing protein, protein MSKTGIFYASKGGVTEAFAKQIAEKLGADVHNMKDTKVDAIAAYQNVVLMSSSYFFGSLMEDWGSKVKLLNTVDFSGKNVAIVGVGSQERHPDSFCSGAADFYDKLRFSGAHFVGDVCPCGYEFKFSRMEQGGRMLGLCLDKGDAKVAEKIDEWVKTVQPVFAK, encoded by the coding sequence ATGAGCAAAACAGGAATTTTTTATGCGAGTAAAGGCGGCGTAACCGAAGCTTTTGCAAAGCAGATTGCAGAAAAGCTGGGCGCCGATGTGCACAATATGAAAGATACGAAAGTAGATGCGATAGCGGCCTATCAGAATGTCGTGCTGATGTCATCCAGCTATTTCTTCGGATCTTTGATGGAAGATTGGGGAAGCAAGGTAAAGCTTTTAAATACCGTTGATTTTTCCGGAAAGAATGTTGCGATTGTCGGCGTCGGAAGCCAAGAACGGCATCCCGACAGCTTCTGTTCGGGAGCTGCAGACTTCTACGATAAGCTCCGCTTTAGCGGCGCCCATTTTGTCGGCGACGTATGCCCCTGCGGATATGAATTTAAGTTCTCCCGCATGGAACAAGGCGGTAGAATGCTCGGACTTTGCTTGGACAAAGGAGATGCGAAAGTTGCCGAAAAGATCGACGAATGGGTAAAAACCGTTCAGCCGGTATTTGCAAAATAA
- a CDS encoding SDR family NAD(P)-dependent oxidoreductase — protein MDMGYKKTTKKIAVVTGGTSGIGLETVKSLRDRGYLVYTVSRRVLDVETSEGARHFSADVTDECALKNIFAEVWKREARLDVCVCAAGFGISGAVEFTEFEEAKRQLEVNFFGTFLTMKTAAPYMRMQGFGKILAVSSVAGEIAIPFQAFYSASKAALGKLLEAFAAEVFPFGIRCALIMPGDTATPFTDVRNKSNIGDDVYHGRISKSISKMECDERHGIPAKRLGTFIASLADKKRISFFYPYNASYAVLVGLYRLLPRSLALFIVRKLYASDKK, from the coding sequence ATGGATATGGGATATAAAAAAACAACAAAAAAAATTGCAGTGGTAACGGGCGGAACCAGCGGAATTGGGCTGGAAACGGTAAAATCATTGAGAGATAGAGGCTATCTTGTGTATACCGTCAGCCGGCGGGTACTTGACGTTGAAACATCTGAAGGTGCAAGACATTTTTCAGCGGATGTAACGGATGAATGCGCCTTAAAAAATATTTTTGCCGAGGTATGGAAACGCGAGGCACGGTTGGATGTCTGTGTCTGCGCTGCCGGTTTCGGTATTTCCGGCGCCGTTGAATTTACCGAATTTGAAGAGGCAAAACGGCAGCTGGAGGTAAACTTCTTCGGAACTTTTTTAACGATGAAGACTGCCGCGCCGTATATGCGGATGCAGGGATTTGGAAAGATACTTGCAGTTAGTTCCGTTGCGGGAGAAATCGCTATTCCTTTTCAGGCTTTTTATTCCGCCTCCAAGGCTGCGCTCGGCAAACTGCTGGAGGCATTTGCCGCCGAGGTGTTTCCGTTCGGTATACGGTGCGCGCTTATCATGCCGGGAGATACCGCAACCCCGTTTACGGATGTCAGAAATAAATCGAATATCGGTGATGATGTGTATCATGGGAGAATATCGAAGAGCATCTCAAAGATGGAGTGTGACGAGCGGCACGGAATACCGGCAAAAAGACTCGGTACTTTTATCGCATCTTTAGCGGACAAAAAACGGATTTCGTTCTTTTATCCCTATAATGCTTCTTACGCTGTGTTGGTAGGGTTATACCGCTTACTTCCTCGCAGTTTGGCGCTCTTTATAGTCCGAAAACTATATGCCTCTGATAAGAAATAA
- a CDS encoding OmpA family protein has translation MSKLKGILLLLIAAIVMGCASQPKQPKEEKPVAQTQQAETAPAEEKTAEPEKAPEQQPQRNTNNNAGTETTVYFAPKTYTIDTFTAHKLDGIAEQLKAKDVTQIKIVGHCAKMDSTKDEEKLSLQRALAVARYFESTGAFTADNMTVAAEGAQHPAGSHAEISERKHNRRVEIYY, from the coding sequence TTGAGCAAGCTAAAAGGTATTCTTCTGTTGCTGATCGCGGCAATTGTGATGGGATGCGCCTCACAGCCGAAGCAGCCGAAGGAAGAAAAGCCCGTTGCACAAACGCAACAGGCTGAAACCGCTCCTGCGGAAGAAAAAACTGCCGAACCGGAAAAGGCTCCGGAACAGCAGCCGCAACGGAACACAAACAACAATGCCGGTACCGAAACAACGGTTTATTTTGCTCCGAAAACGTATACGATCGATACGTTCACCGCGCATAAACTTGACGGTATTGCGGAACAGCTGAAAGCGAAGGATGTAACACAGATAAAAATTGTCGGACATTGTGCAAAAATGGACAGCACAAAGGACGAAGAAAAATTATCGTTACAACGTGCACTTGCTGTCGCACGGTATTTTGAATCTACCGGTGCATTTACGGCGGACAACATGACCGTAGCGGCTGAAGGTGCTCAGCACCCTGCAGGATCTCATGCGGAAATTTCCGAACGGAAGCATAACCGCAGAGTAGAAATTTATTATTAA